In one Streptomyces sp. NBC_01241 genomic region, the following are encoded:
- a CDS encoding alcohol dehydrogenase: MSVYRAAQVATAGGPFEIVERDVPHPGPCHVRVAVDACGVCHSDAFFVNGALPGVRFPVVPGHEIAGRIVELGEGTQNVWQVGDRVAVGWFGGSCGHCTPCRQGDFMVCQNLKVPGWSYDGGYAETVIAPVDALARIPDALDAVDAAPMGCAGVTTYNGLRRSSARPGDLVAVLGIGGLGHLGVQYAAAMGFETVAIARGAAKADFAKELGAHHYIDSTADTTVADALQALGGAKVVLATASASGAITATVGGLAPRGELVVIGADSEPLGISPTQLLMSGKVVRGHPSGTAQDVQDTLAFSVLHGIRPMTETVPLDGAAEAYQKMLSGAARFRMVLTTA, from the coding sequence ATGAGCGTCTATCGAGCCGCGCAGGTCGCCACCGCCGGCGGTCCGTTCGAGATCGTGGAGCGCGATGTGCCGCACCCCGGCCCCTGTCACGTACGAGTGGCCGTGGATGCCTGCGGGGTCTGTCACAGCGACGCCTTCTTCGTGAACGGCGCGCTTCCGGGCGTACGGTTTCCCGTGGTCCCCGGGCATGAGATCGCCGGACGGATCGTGGAGCTCGGCGAGGGAACGCAGAACGTCTGGCAGGTGGGCGACCGGGTGGCCGTCGGCTGGTTCGGCGGCAGTTGCGGCCACTGCACACCGTGCAGGCAGGGTGACTTCATGGTGTGCCAGAACCTGAAGGTCCCCGGATGGTCGTACGACGGAGGCTACGCCGAGACGGTGATCGCACCGGTGGACGCCCTGGCCCGGATCCCCGACGCGCTGGACGCGGTCGATGCGGCGCCCATGGGCTGCGCGGGGGTGACCACGTACAACGGTCTGCGGCGCAGCTCCGCGCGGCCGGGTGACCTGGTCGCCGTGCTCGGCATCGGCGGCCTCGGCCATCTGGGGGTGCAGTACGCGGCCGCGATGGGCTTCGAGACCGTGGCCATCGCCCGCGGAGCCGCCAAGGCCGATTTCGCCAAGGAGCTCGGCGCGCATCACTACATCGACAGCACGGCGGACACCACCGTCGCAGACGCGTTGCAGGCCCTCGGCGGTGCCAAGGTCGTCCTGGCCACCGCGTCCGCGTCCGGGGCCATCACGGCTACCGTGGGCGGCCTCGCGCCCCGCGGCGAGCTGGTCGTCATCGGCGCGGACTCCGAACCGCTGGGCATCAGCCCGACCCAGCTGCTCATGAGCGGCAAGGTCGTCCGGGGCCACCCGTCGGGCACCGCGCAGGACGTGCAGGACACCCTGGCGTTCAGCGTCCTGCACGGGATCCGCCCGATGACCGAGACCGTGCCACTGGACGGGGCAGCCGAGGCGTACCAGAAGATGCTGTCCGGTGCCGCCCGCTTCCGGATGGTCCTCACCACCGCCTGA
- a CDS encoding response regulator transcription factor, with amino-acid sequence MIGSDASAAVATSPDASAAVTAGVGTGPATTSPTSPPVTLLIADDDEVTRSGLRTLLAARPGIAVVGEAADGVEAVEQVRRLRPDVVLMDVRMPRRNGIEATRQLLAESAEPPKVVVITTFENDGYVTAALSAGASGFVLKRLPVQQIAEAVRVVAAGEAILFPAALRRMVAARPLGSAEALPKAALTGREEEVLRLMATGLSNPEIAESLTVSLETVKTHVGNVLTKLGAQNRTHAVVIAYESGLVVPGFAG; translated from the coding sequence ATGATCGGCTCCGACGCGAGCGCGGCCGTCGCGACCAGCCCTGACGCGAGCGCAGCCGTCACGGCTGGCGTTGGCACCGGCCCCGCCACCACCAGCCCTACCAGTCCCCCCGTCACACTCCTGATCGCGGACGACGACGAGGTGACCCGCAGCGGTCTGCGCACGTTGCTCGCGGCACGGCCGGGGATCGCGGTGGTCGGGGAGGCCGCCGACGGCGTTGAGGCGGTCGAGCAGGTGCGGCGGCTGCGGCCGGACGTGGTCCTGATGGATGTGCGGATGCCGCGTCGCAACGGGATCGAGGCCACCCGACAACTCCTTGCCGAGTCGGCCGAACCGCCGAAGGTCGTGGTGATCACCACCTTCGAGAACGACGGCTACGTCACCGCCGCGCTCAGCGCGGGGGCCAGTGGGTTCGTGCTCAAGCGGCTTCCGGTCCAGCAGATCGCGGAGGCGGTACGGGTGGTGGCGGCGGGGGAGGCGATCCTCTTCCCGGCGGCACTGCGCCGGATGGTCGCCGCCCGCCCGCTGGGCTCCGCCGAGGCGTTGCCGAAGGCGGCGCTGACGGGGCGGGAGGAGGAGGTGCTGCGGTTGATGGCCACCGGCCTGTCCAACCCGGAGATCGCCGAGTCGCTCACGGTGAGCCTGGAGACGGTGAAGACCCACGTCGGGAACGTGCTGACCAAGCTCGGCGCGCAGAACCGGACCCACGCGGTAGTGATCGCGTACGAGTCCGGTCTGGTGGTGCCGGGGTTCGCCGGCTGA
- the tnpB gene encoding IS607 family element RNA-guided endonuclease TnpB — MKKFKPRPGFTVLAYKLALDPNATAGHHLHSHAGAARAAYNWAVTYITAAWWQRKAEQSYNIPEDELTPWRSWSLPSLRKAFNEDKRTNPRFAHWWEENSKEAYNTGLAGASAAFDNYAKSKSGKRKGPRMGIPRFKSKRKASLTCRFTTGTIRIEPDGRHITLPRIGTIRLHEHRADLRALADTGNMRILSATVRLDQGRWFVSLQVEEKHQPAKVARPDASVGIDLGIKTLAVLADSDGVLATEPNPRHLDRAQKQLRRASRVVSRRQGPDRRTGRQASKRWEKANRARNKVHHRVANLREDTLHKMTTRLAREYGTIVIEDLNVAGMGRNRRLSRRVADAAFGEIRRQLTYKTRRHGTRLVVADRWFPSSKTCSRCGAVKAKLPLSMRVFECDNCGLVIDRDANAGHNLVAHAARTTGTGVAGDLDPAKVESKPRGADRKTRSTRPRRKAGTGRAGGTIPSPRAGKETGDRQQVTRAQLTLW; from the coding sequence ATGAAGAAGTTCAAGCCCCGGCCCGGTTTCACCGTCCTCGCGTACAAGCTCGCGCTGGACCCGAACGCCACGGCCGGCCACCACCTGCACTCGCACGCAGGTGCCGCGAGGGCAGCGTACAACTGGGCGGTCACGTACATCACCGCCGCGTGGTGGCAGCGCAAGGCCGAGCAGTCCTACAACATCCCCGAGGACGAGCTGACACCATGGCGGTCGTGGTCGCTGCCCTCGCTACGCAAGGCGTTCAACGAGGACAAACGCACCAACCCACGTTTCGCCCACTGGTGGGAGGAGAACTCCAAAGAGGCATACAACACCGGCCTGGCAGGCGCGTCGGCGGCGTTCGACAACTACGCGAAGTCGAAGAGCGGTAAGCGCAAAGGCCCGAGGATGGGCATCCCCCGCTTCAAGTCGAAGCGGAAAGCATCCCTGACCTGCCGGTTCACCACCGGAACGATCCGTATCGAACCTGACGGCAGGCACATCACCCTGCCCAGGATCGGCACCATCCGCCTCCACGAACACCGGGCCGACCTGCGCGCCCTCGCCGACACGGGAAACATGCGGATCCTGTCCGCGACGGTGCGCCTGGACCAGGGCCGCTGGTTCGTGTCGTTGCAAGTCGAGGAGAAGCATCAGCCGGCGAAGGTCGCCCGTCCGGATGCGTCGGTCGGTATCGACCTCGGCATCAAGACCCTCGCCGTCCTCGCGGACAGCGACGGTGTCCTCGCTACGGAACCCAACCCACGCCACCTCGACCGCGCGCAGAAGCAGCTGCGCCGCGCCAGTCGTGTCGTCTCGCGCCGCCAGGGCCCCGACCGGCGCACCGGTCGGCAGGCATCGAAGCGCTGGGAGAAGGCGAACCGGGCGCGGAACAAGGTGCACCACCGGGTCGCGAACCTCCGCGAGGACACCCTCCACAAGATGACGACCCGTCTTGCCCGCGAGTACGGCACGATCGTCATCGAAGACCTCAACGTGGCAGGAATGGGCCGCAACCGGCGCCTGTCCCGCCGGGTCGCGGATGCCGCGTTCGGCGAGATCCGACGCCAGCTCACCTACAAGACCCGTCGCCACGGCACGCGACTCGTCGTTGCCGACCGCTGGTTCCCCTCCTCGAAGACCTGCTCGCGCTGCGGTGCGGTGAAAGCCAAGCTGCCCCTCAGCATGCGCGTCTTCGAGTGCGACAACTGCGGACTCGTCATCGACCGGGACGCAAACGCCGGACACAACCTGGTCGCCCACGCGGCCCGCACAACAGGTACCGGAGTGGCCGGAGACCTGGACCCCGCCAAGGTGGAGTCGAAGCCCCGTGGAGCCGACCGCAAGACCCGCAGCACCCGCCCGCGCCGCAAGGCCGGGACGGGGCGGGCAGGTGGCACAATCCCCAGCCCCCGGGCCGGGAAGGAAACGGGAGACCGTCAACAAGTCACCAGAGCACAACTCACGCTCTGGTGA
- the glgP gene encoding alpha-glucan family phosphorylase: MKAIRRFTVRPVLPDPLQPLSDLARNLRWSWHTETRELFQAVDPEVRRTAECDPVRLLGAVSAGRLAELARDEQFLHRLTEASADLRDYLDGSRWYQEQLAQGAELPAAIAYFSPEFGVTAALPQYSGGLGILAGDHLKAASDLGVPLVAVGLLYRHGYFRQSLSRDGWQQEHYPVLDPNELPLTLLREADGTPSRVVLTLPGGRSLHAHIWQAQVGRVPLLMLDSAVEENAPGEREVTDRLYGGGSEHRLLQEMLLGIGGVRAVRTYCRLTGHPAPEVFHTNEGHAGFLGLERIRELVGTGLDFDSAVESVRAGTIFTTHTPVPAGIDRFDRELVARHFGDGGELPGVGVERVLQLGMETYPGGEPELFNMAVMGLRLAQRANGVSTLHGSVSREMFAGLWPGFDAAEVPITSVTNGVHAPTWVAPEILRLRKDYGGTPGRWDSAADVPDRELWDLRRSLRAQLVTEVRTRLYASWRDRGAEAAELGWIDNVLDPDVLTIGFARRVPSYKRLTLMMRDRDRLRDLLLHPTRPIQIVVAGKAHPADDGGKRLVRELVRFSDDPRVRHRIVFLPDYGMAMAQKLYPGCDVWLNNPLRPLEACGTSGMKAALNGCLNLSVLDGWWDEWFEPDFGWAIPTADGLAVDEDRRDDLEAGALYELIEDRIAPRFYDRGGEGLPERWIEMVRRTLGTLGPKVLAGRMVTEYVERLYAPAALAQRAMDPGAARQLADWKARVRAAWPRVAVDHMEAVAPDTAGGPAELGSTLLLRVRIDLGALEPDEVEVQAVAGRVDAADGISDAQLFPLKPAGGQDLEGRWLYDGPLALDRTGPYGYTVRVLPAHPLLATGAELGLVALPTESAGDGAGVLMR, encoded by the coding sequence GTGAAGGCCATTCGTCGATTCACCGTGCGTCCCGTCCTCCCCGATCCCCTTCAACCGCTCAGCGACCTCGCCCGCAATCTGCGCTGGTCCTGGCACACCGAGACCCGTGAGCTCTTCCAGGCCGTCGACCCGGAGGTCCGGCGGACGGCGGAGTGCGACCCCGTGCGGCTGCTCGGTGCCGTATCCGCCGGGCGACTCGCCGAGCTCGCCCGCGACGAGCAGTTCCTGCACCGGCTGACCGAGGCGTCCGCGGACCTCCGGGACTACCTGGACGGATCCAGGTGGTACCAGGAGCAACTGGCCCAGGGGGCGGAGCTGCCGGCCGCCATCGCCTATTTCTCACCCGAGTTCGGGGTGACCGCCGCTCTGCCCCAGTACTCCGGCGGACTCGGGATCCTCGCCGGGGACCACCTGAAGGCCGCCAGCGACCTCGGCGTCCCCCTCGTCGCGGTCGGCCTGCTCTACCGGCACGGCTACTTCCGCCAGAGCCTGTCCCGCGACGGCTGGCAGCAGGAGCACTACCCCGTGCTCGATCCGAACGAGCTGCCGCTCACCCTGTTGCGCGAAGCCGACGGCACCCCGAGCCGGGTGGTGCTCACCCTGCCCGGTGGCCGTTCGCTGCACGCCCACATCTGGCAGGCCCAGGTGGGACGCGTACCGCTGCTGATGCTCGACTCCGCCGTGGAGGAGAACGCACCGGGCGAACGCGAGGTGACCGACCGGCTGTACGGCGGCGGCAGCGAGCACCGGCTGCTCCAGGAGATGCTCCTCGGCATCGGCGGCGTACGCGCGGTACGGACGTACTGCCGTCTCACCGGGCATCCGGCGCCCGAGGTGTTCCACACCAACGAGGGGCACGCCGGCTTCCTCGGGCTCGAACGCATCCGTGAACTCGTCGGCACCGGGCTGGACTTCGACTCCGCGGTGGAGTCCGTACGGGCCGGCACGATCTTCACCACCCACACGCCCGTGCCCGCCGGGATCGACCGGTTCGACCGCGAGCTCGTGGCCCGGCACTTCGGGGACGGCGGCGAACTCCCGGGGGTCGGCGTCGAACGCGTCCTGCAACTGGGCATGGAGACCTACCCCGGCGGCGAACCCGAGCTCTTCAACATGGCGGTCATGGGACTGCGGCTGGCCCAGCGGGCCAACGGGGTCTCCACCCTCCACGGTTCGGTCAGCCGGGAGATGTTCGCCGGGCTGTGGCCGGGCTTCGACGCGGCGGAGGTGCCGATCACCTCGGTGACCAACGGCGTCCACGCGCCCACCTGGGTCGCGCCCGAGATCCTCCGGCTGCGCAAGGACTACGGCGGCACACCCGGCCGCTGGGACTCCGCCGCCGATGTCCCGGACCGGGAACTCTGGGATCTGCGGCGGTCCCTGCGCGCACAACTGGTCACCGAGGTGCGGACACGGCTCTACGCCTCCTGGCGAGACCGGGGCGCCGAAGCCGCCGAACTCGGCTGGATCGACAACGTACTGGACCCGGACGTGCTGACCATCGGCTTCGCCCGGCGGGTGCCCTCGTACAAGCGGCTGACGCTGATGATGCGCGACCGCGACCGGCTGCGCGACCTGCTGCTCCACCCGACCCGCCCGATCCAGATCGTCGTCGCCGGCAAGGCCCACCCCGCCGACGACGGCGGGAAGCGGCTGGTGCGGGAGCTGGTGCGGTTCTCCGACGATCCACGGGTGCGCCACCGCATCGTGTTCCTGCCGGACTACGGGATGGCCATGGCGCAGAAGCTCTACCCGGGCTGCGACGTCTGGCTCAACAACCCCCTGCGCCCGCTGGAGGCCTGTGGTACGAGCGGCATGAAGGCGGCGCTCAACGGCTGCCTCAACCTCTCGGTCCTCGACGGGTGGTGGGACGAGTGGTTCGAGCCGGACTTCGGCTGGGCGATCCCGACGGCCGACGGTCTGGCCGTGGACGAGGACCGCCGCGACGATCTGGAGGCGGGCGCCCTCTACGAGTTGATCGAGGACAGGATCGCGCCGCGCTTCTACGACCGGGGCGGCGAGGGGCTCCCCGAACGCTGGATCGAGATGGTCCGCCGCACCCTGGGCACGCTGGGGCCCAAGGTTCTGGCGGGGCGCATGGTGACCGAGTACGTGGAGCGGCTGTACGCGCCCGCCGCGCTCGCCCAGCGTGCGATGGACCCCGGCGCGGCGCGGCAGCTCGCCGACTGGAAGGCCCGGGTCCGTGCCGCCTGGCCGCGCGTCGCCGTCGATCACATGGAGGCGGTGGCGCCCGATACGGCGGGCGGTCCGGCCGAGCTGGGGTCGACGCTGCTGCTGCGGGTCCGGATCGACCTCGGGGCGCTGGAGCCGGACGAGGTGGAGGTGCAGGCGGTGGCCGGCCGGGTGGACGCCGCCGATGGGATCTCGGACGCCCAGCTCTTCCCGCTGAAGCCCGCCGGGGGCCAGGACCTGGAGGGCCGCTGGCTGTACGACGGTCCGCTGGCCCTCGACCGCACCGGCCCGTACGGCTACACCGTGCGGGTGCTCCCGGCCCATCCGCTGCTGGCGACCGGCGCGGAACTCGGCCTGGTGGCGTTGCCCACGGAGTCGGCGGGGGACGGCGCGGGCGTGCTGATGCGCTGA
- a CDS encoding M4 family metallopeptidase, with protein sequence MRSTSSRRATATGALIAAAALLAVGVQTGTATATPGSATAGANHGALAKQLTPSQRAELIREADASKAATAKELGLGSREKLVVRDVVQDNDGTTHTRYERTFAGLPVLGGDLVVQESKAGATKSVTKASKVTSGQLKAVDTTADVAPAAAEKQALGLAKADGSKKTEADRAPRKVVWMAQGKPQLAYETVVGGLQDDGTPNELHVITDATTGAKLYEWQAVENGVGNTEYSGQVTLGTAPSYTLTDTGRGNHKTYNLNHGSSGTGTLFTNSTDVWGNGNPSNAETAAADAHYGAAETWDYYKNVHGRTGIRGDGVGAYSRVHYGNNYVNAFWQDSCFCMTYGDGSGNAAPLTALDVAAHEMTHGVTAATAGLVYSGESGGLNEATSDIMATAVEFYANNASDPGDYLIGEKIDINGDGSPLRYMDKPSKDGASKDAWYSGIGNVDVHYSSGPANHFFYLLSEGSGKKTINGVNYDSPTSDGLPVTGIGRDKAAQIWFKALTTKFTSTTNYAAARTGTLAVAGELYGTASAEYKAVADAWAGINVGTRPGGGTDPGGTVFENTTPVAIPDRGAAVTSSVNVTGVTGNAPSALKVGVDITHTWRGDLVIDLVAPNGTTYRLKNSSISDSAPNVQTTYTVNASSVAANGTWKLKVQDVFSGDTGKINSFKLTF encoded by the coding sequence GTGAGATCCACGTCCAGCCGTCGTGCCACCGCGACCGGCGCTCTGATAGCCGCAGCAGCCCTCCTCGCCGTCGGAGTCCAGACCGGTACGGCCACAGCCACTCCCGGCAGCGCCACCGCCGGCGCCAACCACGGCGCCCTGGCCAAGCAGCTCACCCCGTCCCAGCGCGCCGAGCTGATCCGCGAGGCCGACGCGAGCAAGGCGGCCACGGCCAAGGAGCTCGGCCTCGGCTCTCGGGAGAAGCTCGTCGTCCGGGATGTCGTCCAGGACAACGACGGCACCACGCACACGCGTTACGAGCGCACCTTCGCCGGACTTCCGGTGCTCGGTGGCGACCTGGTCGTCCAGGAGTCCAAGGCCGGCGCGACCAAGAGCGTCACCAAGGCGTCCAAGGTCACCAGCGGCCAGCTGAAGGCCGTGGACACGACGGCCGACGTCGCGCCCGCCGCGGCCGAGAAGCAGGCGCTCGGCCTCGCCAAGGCCGACGGCTCCAAGAAGACCGAGGCCGACCGGGCACCCCGCAAGGTGGTCTGGATGGCGCAGGGCAAGCCGCAGCTCGCCTACGAGACCGTCGTCGGCGGTCTCCAGGACGACGGCACCCCCAACGAGCTGCACGTCATCACCGACGCCACCACCGGCGCGAAGCTGTACGAGTGGCAGGCGGTCGAGAACGGCGTCGGCAACACCGAGTACAGCGGCCAGGTCACCCTCGGCACCGCGCCGTCGTACACGCTGACCGACACGGGCCGCGGCAACCACAAGACGTACAACCTGAACCACGGCTCGTCGGGAACCGGGACGCTGTTCACCAACTCCACGGACGTGTGGGGCAACGGCAACCCGTCGAACGCCGAGACGGCCGCCGCCGACGCGCACTACGGCGCGGCGGAGACCTGGGACTACTACAAGAACGTCCACGGCCGCACCGGCATCCGGGGCGACGGCGTCGGCGCGTACTCCCGCGTCCACTACGGCAACAACTACGTCAACGCCTTCTGGCAGGACAGCTGCTTCTGCATGACGTACGGCGACGGCAGCGGCAACGCCGCCCCGCTGACCGCCCTCGACGTAGCCGCGCACGAGATGACGCACGGCGTCACCGCCGCCACCGCGGGCCTGGTGTACAGCGGTGAGTCCGGTGGCCTCAACGAGGCGACCAGCGACATCATGGCCACCGCGGTCGAGTTCTACGCCAACAACGCCTCGGACCCGGGCGACTACCTCATCGGCGAGAAGATCGACATCAACGGCGACGGCAGCCCGCTGCGCTACATGGACAAGCCGAGCAAGGACGGCGCGTCCAAGGACGCCTGGTACTCGGGCATCGGCAACGTCGACGTCCACTACTCCTCGGGCCCGGCGAACCACTTCTTCTACCTGCTCTCCGAGGGCAGCGGCAAGAAGACCATCAACGGCGTCAACTACGACTCGCCGACCTCCGACGGTCTGCCGGTGACCGGCATCGGCCGCGACAAGGCCGCGCAGATCTGGTTCAAGGCGCTCACCACCAAGTTCACCTCCACCACGAACTACGCGGCGGCCCGCACCGGTACGCTCGCCGTGGCCGGTGAGCTGTACGGCACGGCCAGCGCCGAGTACAAGGCCGTCGCCGACGCCTGGGCCGGCATCAACGTCGGCACGCGCCCCGGTGGCGGCACCGACCCCGGCGGCACGGTCTTCGAGAACACCACCCCCGTCGCCATCCCGGACCGCGGCGCGGCCGTCACCAGTTCGGTCAACGTCACCGGCGTCACGGGGAACGCGCCCAGCGCCCTCAAGGTCGGCGTGGACATCACCCACACCTGGCGCGGTGACCTGGTCATCGACCTCGTCGCCCCGAACGGTACGACCTACCGGCTGAAGAACTCCTCGATCAGCGACTCGGCGCCCAACGTCCAGACGACGTACACGGTCAACGCGTCGTCCGTGGCGGCGAACGGCACCTGGAAGCTGAAGGTCCAGGACGTCTTCTCGGGCGACACCGGCAAGATCAACAGCTTCAAGCTGACGTTCTGA
- a CDS encoding TetR/AcrR family transcriptional regulator C-terminal domain-containing protein, giving the protein MAGDMETQARQDTGLSAAEWMVRNEPQFDAISASGDYPFLNSLFEQDEFELDLDELFEFGLRRTLDGVAMMIGETSA; this is encoded by the coding sequence ATGGCCGGCGACATGGAGACACAGGCGCGTCAGGACACCGGGCTGTCCGCCGCGGAGTGGATGGTAAGAAATGAGCCACAGTTCGATGCCATCTCGGCCAGTGGCGACTACCCGTTCCTCAACTCGCTGTTCGAACAGGATGAGTTCGAGCTCGATCTCGACGAACTCTTCGAATTCGGCCTGCGAAGGACGCTGGATGGCGTCGCGATGATGATCGGTGAAACGTCCGCTTAA
- a CDS encoding TetR family transcriptional regulator: MRTAIKLADAKGMSAVSMRRVTTMLATSTMALYHHVPGKAELVRLMSDEVFGERRLGAELHIHLTVVLIIK; encoded by the coding sequence GTGCGTACCGCCATCAAACTGGCCGACGCCAAAGGAATGTCCGCGGTTTCCATGCGCCGGGTCACGACCATGCTGGCCACCTCCACCATGGCGCTGTACCACCATGTGCCGGGCAAGGCCGAGCTGGTCCGGCTGATGTCGGACGAGGTGTTCGGTGAACGCCGCCTGGGCGCCGAGCTGCACATCCATCTCACCGTTGTTTTGATCATCAAGTGA
- a CDS encoding IS607 family transposase: MKLSEWAARNGVHYQTAWIWAKEGRMPVPVVQTPSGTWLVTESVPQAAGRVVAHCRVSSGDQKADLERQVARTVQGATSRGLTVADVVTEVGSGLNGRRRKLHRLLAGPGVGTVVVEHRDRLARFGVEHLEAALSASGRRLLVLDPAERADDLVRDITEALTSMCTRLYGRHSAKNRAAQAVAVATGPEVAG; encoded by the coding sequence GTGAAGCTTTCCGAGTGGGCGGCGCGCAACGGCGTGCATTACCAGACCGCGTGGATCTGGGCGAAGGAGGGCCGTATGCCGGTCCCGGTTGTCCAGACGCCGTCGGGTACATGGCTCGTGACCGAGTCCGTCCCGCAGGCTGCGGGACGGGTTGTGGCGCACTGCCGCGTCTCGTCCGGTGACCAGAAAGCGGACCTGGAGCGCCAGGTCGCCCGGACCGTTCAAGGCGCAACGTCCCGGGGTCTCACGGTCGCTGACGTGGTGACGGAGGTCGGCTCCGGCTTGAACGGGCGCCGTCGCAAGCTGCACCGGCTGCTCGCCGGCCCGGGTGTGGGGACGGTCGTGGTCGAGCACCGTGACCGCCTCGCCCGGTTCGGCGTCGAGCACCTGGAGGCCGCCCTCTCGGCCTCGGGGCGGCGCCTGCTTGTCCTTGACCCCGCGGAGAGGGCCGACGATCTCGTACGGGACATCACCGAGGCCCTGACCTCGATGTGCACACGCCTGTACGGCCGGCACTCCGCGAAGAACCGCGCCGCCCAGGCAGTCGCCGTTGCCACCGGCCCCGAGGTGGCCGGATGA